A single Pseudodesulfovibrio aespoeensis Aspo-2 DNA region contains:
- the pgsA gene encoding CDP-diacylglycerol--glycerol-3-phosphate 3-phosphatidyltransferase: MNKDVCNLPNCLTMARILAAPVVVMLLYLEMWFGFRFGAYCAFGVFFIASVTDYFDGKIARQNNLITNLGKFLDPLADKLLIGSVLIMLVRLGPEWGVPAWMVIIIIGREMAVTGMRAVAAEMGEVVAADNFGKAKTLLQSLATGLLVFHYPLFGWDPRPLGHGLLWAALGLTVFSGGNYLYNFYKKWLKTEEN, from the coding sequence ATGAACAAGGACGTATGCAACCTGCCCAACTGCCTGACCATGGCCCGGATTCTCGCCGCGCCAGTGGTCGTCATGCTCCTGTATCTGGAGATGTGGTTCGGGTTCAGGTTCGGAGCGTATTGCGCTTTCGGGGTCTTTTTCATCGCCTCAGTGACCGATTATTTTGACGGCAAGATAGCCCGCCAGAACAACCTCATCACCAATCTGGGCAAGTTTCTCGACCCCCTGGCCGACAAGCTGCTCATCGGGTCGGTGCTGATCATGCTGGTCCGGCTCGGCCCGGAGTGGGGCGTTCCGGCCTGGATGGTGATCATCATCATCGGGCGCGAGATGGCGGTCACCGGCATGCGCGCCGTGGCCGCCGAGATGGGCGAAGTCGTGGCCGCCGACAATTTCGGCAAGGCCAAGACCCTGCTCCAGAGCCTGGCCACCGGGCTTCTGGTCTTCCATTATCCCCTGTTCGGATGGGATCCGCGCCCCCTGGGCCACGGCCTGCTTTGGGCGGCCTTGGGGCTGACGGTTTTTTCCGGCGGAAATTATCTGTACAATTTCTATAAAAAGTGGTTAAAAACTGAAGAGAATTGA
- a CDS encoding DUF368 domain-containing protein, translated as MSDTKMTLTKAFMAGPGPRDMREAVLLWGKGLCMGVADIIPGVSGGTIAFITGIYTQLVDAIRSFDFAFVRRVVTLDFSGALASVHLRFLACLLCGILTAVVGMARLMNHMLHVHPIEIWSLFFGLIAASVYVVGREIRPLGPANLGLVALGTAGSYALVGMIPVSTPETLPFIFLCGAIAICAMILPGISGAFLLLMLGKYEYVTRTLRNPFVLDNFLVIVVFAGGAAAGIIVFSRVLHYLLYRWHAATVSVLTGFMIGALRKVWPWKEALETSVIGGKVHVLREQNILPGGVDAELFLAIGLALAGAMAVLLLDRVSRGNMRV; from the coding sequence ATGTCCGATACGAAGATGACCCTGACCAAGGCCTTCATGGCCGGCCCCGGCCCGCGCGACATGCGGGAGGCGGTCCTGCTCTGGGGCAAGGGCTTGTGCATGGGTGTGGCGGATATCATCCCCGGCGTGTCGGGCGGCACCATCGCCTTCATCACCGGCATCTATACCCAGCTCGTGGACGCCATCCGTTCCTTTGATTTCGCCTTTGTCCGCCGTGTTGTCACCCTGGATTTTTCTGGCGCGCTGGCCTCGGTCCACCTGCGCTTCCTGGCCTGCCTGCTGTGTGGCATCCTCACGGCGGTGGTCGGCATGGCCCGGCTCATGAACCACATGCTGCACGTTCATCCCATTGAGATATGGTCACTTTTCTTCGGACTCATCGCGGCTTCGGTGTATGTGGTCGGGCGCGAAATCAGGCCCCTTGGTCCGGCCAACCTGGGGCTGGTGGCGCTCGGCACGGCGGGCAGCTATGCGTTGGTGGGCATGATCCCCGTGTCCACGCCCGAAACCCTGCCGTTCATCTTTCTGTGCGGGGCCATTGCCATCTGTGCCATGATCCTGCCCGGCATCAGCGGGGCCTTCCTGCTCCTGATGCTCGGCAAATACGAGTATGTCACGAGAACCCTCAGGAATCCCTTCGTGTTGGACAACTTCCTGGTCATTGTCGTCTTTGCCGGCGGGGCCGCAGCAGGGATAATTGTCTTTTCGCGCGTCCTGCACTATCTTCTGTACAGATGGCACGCGGCCACGGTGAGCGTGCTCACGGGCTTCATGATCGGGGCGCTCAGAAAGGTCTGGCCCTGGAAGGAAGCGCTCGAAACCTCGGTCATCGGCGGCAAGGTCCATGTGCTGCGCGAGCAGAACATCCTGCCGGGCGGTGTGGATGCTGAACTTTTCCTGGCAATCGGTCTGGCCCTGGCCGGAGCGATGGCCGTTTTGCTGCTGGATCGTGTGTCCCGTGGCAACATGCGTGTATGA
- a CDS encoding CBS domain-containing protein: MLKVKDLMTTPVFSLKEADSLQSARALMDLQRIRHIPIVTVDNIFTGLLTHRDILSATISQLAEMDPETQKEIDAGIPIREIMRTDIRTVDEDTSLKLAAQTLLNHKYGCLPVVHDGQLMGILTEADFLRLTIDLMDALDKQ; this comes from the coding sequence ATGCTCAAAGTCAAGGATCTCATGACCACCCCTGTCTTCTCCCTCAAGGAGGCGGACTCCCTGCAAAGCGCCCGCGCGCTGATGGATCTCCAACGCATCCGCCACATCCCCATCGTGACTGTGGACAACATCTTCACGGGCCTCCTGACCCACCGGGACATTCTCTCCGCGACCATATCCCAGCTGGCCGAGATGGACCCGGAAACCCAGAAGGAAATCGATGCCGGCATCCCAATCCGGGAGATCATGCGCACGGATATCAGGACCGTAGACGAGGATACGTCCCTCAAGCTCGCGGCCCAGACACTGCTCAACCACAAATACGGCTGTCTGCCCGTGGTCCACGACGGCCAGCTCATGGGCATCCTGACCGAGGCGGATTTCCTGCGCCTGACCATCGACCTGATGGACGCCCTGGACAAACAGTAG
- a CDS encoding Mrp/NBP35 family ATP-binding protein, which translates to MSGCSSGTSCGSGGEKGAPSAKMQIQDEMIRSTLQKIKYKLFIMSGKGGVGKSSVSVNVAAALAAKGYKVGLLDVDIHGPSVPTLLGISGTLDIDRGSLILPKEYNENLHVVSMESLLKDPDQAVLWRGPMKTAAIRQFISDVQWGELDFLVVDSPPGTGDEPMTVLKTVPEALCVVVTTPQEVSLSDVRKSINFLQYARANVLGVVENMSGLVCPHCHESIDLFKKGGGRDLAEKYGLAFLGAIPLDPATVVAGDMGKPVVLIDEDSFAKRAFIQLADTIAEAAQKSFEAASTNA; encoded by the coding sequence ATGAGCGGATGCAGTTCCGGTACCTCCTGCGGCAGCGGCGGAGAAAAGGGCGCGCCTAGCGCCAAGATGCAGATCCAGGACGAGATGATCAGGTCCACCCTGCAGAAGATCAAATACAAGCTCTTCATCATGAGCGGCAAGGGCGGCGTGGGCAAGAGCTCGGTCTCGGTCAACGTGGCTGCGGCCCTGGCCGCCAAGGGGTACAAGGTGGGCCTTCTGGACGTGGACATCCACGGCCCCAGCGTGCCGACCCTGCTTGGCATCTCCGGGACCCTCGACATCGACCGAGGTTCGCTGATCCTGCCCAAGGAATACAATGAAAACCTGCACGTGGTGTCCATGGAGTCGCTGCTCAAGGATCCGGATCAAGCCGTGCTGTGGCGTGGTCCCATGAAGACCGCAGCCATTCGCCAGTTCATCTCGGACGTGCAGTGGGGCGAGCTGGATTTTCTGGTGGTCGATTCCCCGCCCGGCACCGGCGACGAGCCCATGACCGTGCTCAAGACCGTGCCCGAGGCCCTGTGCGTGGTGGTCACGACGCCCCAGGAGGTCTCCCTGTCCGACGTGCGCAAGTCCATCAATTTCCTTCAGTATGCCAGGGCCAATGTGCTCGGCGTGGTCGAGAACATGAGCGGGCTGGTCTGTCCGCACTGCCACGAGTCCATCGACCTGTTCAAGAAGGGCGGCGGCAGGGACCTGGCCGAAAAATACGGTCTGGCCTTCCTCGGCGCCATCCCGCTGGATCCGGCCACGGTTGTGGCTGGTGATATGGGCAAGCCTGTGGTACTGATTGATGAGGATTCCTTTGCCAAGCGCGCCTTCATCCAACTGGCGGACACCATTGCCGAGGCAGCGCAGAAGAGCTTCGAAGCCGCCTCGACAAACGCCTAG
- a CDS encoding protein-L-isoaspartate(D-aspartate) O-methyltransferase, with amino-acid sequence MVDPVRSRERMVREQIEARGVSNPAVLDAMRSLPRHLFVEEAFACKAYSDGPLPIGEGQTISQPFIVARMSELLQVEPGMTVLEIGTGSGYQAAVLAHMGVDVYTVERIRNLFFAARKRFMDMRLFSVKLKLDDGTMGWPEHAPYDRIIVTAGGPEVPEPLLEQLADPGRMVIPVGDSKRVQRLVLLEKAGGQVIRSEHGDVAFVDLVGQHGW; translated from the coding sequence ATGGTTGACCCGGTGAGATCGCGAGAGCGCATGGTGCGAGAACAGATCGAGGCGCGCGGCGTGTCGAACCCGGCTGTCCTCGACGCCATGCGGTCGCTTCCCAGGCACCTCTTCGTCGAGGAGGCGTTCGCATGCAAGGCGTACTCCGACGGCCCCCTGCCCATCGGCGAGGGGCAGACCATCTCGCAGCCCTTCATCGTGGCTCGCATGTCCGAGCTGTTGCAGGTGGAGCCGGGCATGACCGTGCTCGAAATCGGCACAGGCTCCGGCTATCAGGCCGCCGTGCTTGCCCACATGGGCGTGGATGTCTATACCGTCGAGCGCATCAGGAATCTTTTTTTCGCCGCCCGCAAGAGGTTCATGGACATGCGCCTGTTCTCGGTCAAGCTCAAGCTCGACGACGGGACCATGGGCTGGCCCGAACACGCCCCCTATGACCGCATCATCGTCACGGCGGGCGGCCCAGAAGTGCCTGAACCGCTGCTGGAGCAACTGGCCGATCCGGGCCGTATGGTCATCCCGGTGGGCGACTCGAAACGGGTGCAGCGGCTGGTCCTGCTTGAGAAGGCGGGCGGGCAGGTGATCCGCTCCGAACACGGCGACGTGGCCTTTGTGGACCTTGTCGGCCAGCACGGATGGTAG
- a CDS encoding FtsB family cell division protein has translation MHGRILIVALLVFINLFLLFRLIWSDQGVFAYLELKSRYELLQTRIDAVDGKSLDLSQEIRRLKSDTTYQEKIIRERMNFVKKDEILYIFPDETANQPGERTDVQEN, from the coding sequence ATGCACGGGCGCATTCTCATTGTCGCACTGCTTGTCTTCATCAATCTGTTTCTGCTGTTCAGGCTGATCTGGAGCGATCAGGGCGTTTTCGCCTATCTCGAATTGAAGAGCCGGTACGAACTGCTGCAGACGAGGATCGACGCGGTGGACGGCAAGAGTCTGGACCTGAGCCAGGAAATCCGCCGGTTGAAGTCCGACACGACCTATCAGGAGAAAATCATTCGCGAGCGGATGAACTTTGTCAAAAAGGACGAAATCCTTTACATATTTCCTGACGAGACTGCCAACCAGCCCGGAGAAAGAACCGATGTGCAAGAAAATTGA